A single genomic interval of Musa acuminata AAA Group cultivar baxijiao chromosome BXJ3-4, Cavendish_Baxijiao_AAA, whole genome shotgun sequence harbors:
- the LOC135635563 gene encoding phosphatidylinositol-3-phosphatase SAC1-like: protein MAKRPPTPPLSASLSPPPAASDQDFDPNSCSLEKFRLYETRARFYLIGSDRDKRFFRVLKIDRSEPSELNISEDPVVYSPKEVKSLLQRIDEGNRATGGLSFVGKVYGIAGCIKFLESYYLILVTKRRQIGCICGHAIYCIDESQLITVPHSSIQSDVAHSKTELRYKKLLSSVDLTKDFFYSYTYPLMQSLQKNVLATDREKMAYENMFVWNAYLTQTIRSRCNNTRWTIALIHGHFKQVRLSIFGREFSVILISRRSRHFAGTRYLKRGVNDCGRVANDVETEQIVLDEEAGSCSGKMSSVVQMRGSIPLFWSQEASRFSPKPDIVLQRYDPTYQSTKLHFEDLAKRYGNPIIVLNLIKTFEKRPREMMLRREFANAVGYLNQILPEESQLKFIHWDFHKFAKSKSANVLAVLGAVAGEALDLTGFYYSGKPTILKKKSTQLSRTSTGRDTSLGDLRASSGDLARMASSLETLNTMVTQDKQKELNHKQQVNGPCFQSGVLRTNCIDCLDRTNVAQYAYGLAALGRQLHAMGLTDVPKIDPDSSIAAALMDMYQSMGDALAQQYGGSAAHNTVFPERQGRWNATTQSREFLKSIRRYYSNAYTDGEKQDAINLFLGYFQPQEGKPALWELETDYYLHVARIGDEAVPDSDKSLSLDIMPPDGLQSTLSPIPACKRDFSRIKLTSFDKLIERTCSSIKNVRLCSECDMKASVAAGNPGMAPDAAEIQLKTPNWLFGQRKYEESIPATKVTASEKANERSEDDLSAAGYGSLNWLSHADDGCEEDIFKKYLAMASIGDDNNWYGGTLIYDEDESSEAYKHYAELCQGPVMDPFEHDPEKEKHYADALCMELDSTDDALVEAEMVASLKEYDQIGADLGIVSSCKGVAEDPSQLTRWIIGEEKVQGWRK from the exons ATGGCGAAGAGGCCGCCCACGCCGCCTCTTTCTGCTTCTCTTTCTCCGCCGCCTGCTGCTTCTGACCAGGACTTCGATCCCAACTCCTGCTCCCTCGAGAAGTTCCGCCTTTACGAGACCCGAGCC AGATTTTACCTAATCGGAAGCGATCGGGACAAGCGGTTCTTCCGGGTGCTTAAGATCGACCGCTCCGAGCCGTCTGAACTTAACATCAGCGAGGACCCCGTCGTGTACTCGCCGAAGGAGGTCAAGAGCCTCCTCCAGAGGATCGACGAGGGAAATCGCGCCACTGGGGGCCTCAGCTTTGTCGGCAAGGTCTACGGAATTGCAG GCTGCATTAAGTTTTTGGAGTCGTATTATCTGATTCTGGTCACGAAGCGTCGACAGATTGGATGTATATGCGGACATGCGATTTATTGCATTGATGAGAGCCAGCTGATCACTGTGCCACATTCTTCGATTCAGTCTGATGTCGCCCACTCAAAAACAGAGCTTCG GTACAAAAAGCTTTTGTCAAGTGTTGATCTCACAAAAGATTTCTTCTATAGTTACACATATCCTCTTATGCAAAGCTTGCAGAAGAATGTCCTTGCCACGGACAGGGAGAAAATGGCTTATGAAAATATGTTTGTCTGGAATGCATATCTGACACAAACAATTCGATCAAGGTGTAATAATACACGTTGGACAATTGCTTTGATCCATGGACACTTTAAGCAG GTCAGGCTTTCGATTTTTGGACGAGAATTTAGTGTCATTCTCATTTCCAGACGATCTCGTCACTTTGCAGGGACACG GTATTTGAAAAGAGGGGTAAATGATTGCGGTAGAGTTGCTAATGATGTTGAGACTGAACAAATAGTCCTTGATGAAGAAGCTGGATCATGCAGTGGGAAAATGAGTTCTGTTGTGCAGATGCGAGGTTCAATTCCCCTCTTTTGGTCCCAGGAGGCTTCAAGATTTAGTCCTAAACCTGATATTGTCT TACAGAGATATGATCCTACATACCAATCAACTAAACTGCATTTTGAAGATCTGGCAAAGCGATATGggaatccaattattgttcttaatCTCATTAAG ACGTTCGAGAAAAGGCCTCGGGAAATGATGTTACGACGTGAATTTGCTAATGCAGTTGGATATCTTAACCAAATTCTTCCAGAAGAAAGCCAGTTGAAGTTTATTCATTGGGATTTTCATAAATTTGCAAAAAG cAAGTCTGCAAATGTGCTTGCTGTTTTAGGTGCTGTGGCCGGTGAAGCACTTGATTTGACTGGCTTTTATTACAGTGGAAAACCAACTATCTTGAAAAAGAAATCGACCCAGCTTAGTAGAACAAGCACTGGAAG GGATACCTCTCTTGGTGATCTCAGAGCTAGTTCTGGGGACCTTGCAAGGATGGCAAGTAGTCTTGAAACTTTAAACACAATGGTCACTCAAGACAAACAAAAGGAATTAAACCATAAGCAACAAGTTAACGGACCTTGTTTTCAAAGTGGAGTTCTGCGTACTAATTGCATTGATTGCTTGGATCGTACCAATGTTGCACAGTATGCTTATGGCTTGGCAGCCTTGGGCCGCCAACTACATGCAATGGGACTTACTGATGTTCCTAAAATCGACCCAGACAGCAGCATTGCTGCAGCTCTTATGGATATGTATCAAAGCATGGGCGATGCACTTGCTCAGCAGTATGGAGGCTCTGCAGCACACAACACT GTCTTTCCTGAAAGGCAAGGCAGGTGGAATGCTACTACTCAGTCTCGTGAGTTTTTGAAATCAATTAGACGTTACTATAGCAATGCTTACACAGATGGTGAAAAACAAGATGCCATAAACTT ATTTTTGGGTTATTTCCAACCACAAGAGGGAAAACCTGCTCTTTGGGAGTTGGAGACCGATTATTATCTTCATGTTGCCAGAATTGGTGATGAAGCAGTTCCTGATTCTGACAAAAG TTTATCGCTGGACATAATGCCTCCGGATGGACTTCAATCAACTCTTTCGCCAATACCTGCTTGCAAAAGAGATTTCTCTCGAATAAAATTGACGTCATTTGATAAGCTAATTGAGAGGACATGTAGTTCAATAAAGAATGTGAGGCTTTGCAGTGAATGTGACATGAAAGCAAGTGTTGCAGCAGGAAATCCTGGAATGGCACCAGATGCAGC TGAAATACAGCTTAAAACCCCAAACTGGTTGTTTGGCCAAAGAAAGTATGAAGAAAGTATACCTGCAACAAAAGTCACCGCAAGTGAAAAGGCAAATGAGAGATCTGAAGATGATTTAAGCGCTGCTGGTTATGGTAGCTTAAATTGGCTTTCTCATGCTGATGATGGATGTGAGGAGGATATCTTCAAAAA ATACCTTGCAATGGCTTCAATTGGCGATGACAACAATTGGTATGGTGGGACCTTAATTTATGATGAAGATGAAAGTAGTGAGGCCTACAAGCATTATGCCGAATTATGTCAG GGCCCAGTTATGGATCCCTTTGAGCACGACCCCGAAAAAGAGAAACACTATGCGGATGCTTTGTGCATGGAGCTGGACAGCACCGATGATGCTCTTGTCGAAGCCGAAATGGTGGCTTCTCTCAAGGAATATGATCAGATCGGGGCGGACCTCGGAATAGTCTCTTCATGCAAGGGCGTTGCGGAAGATCCGAGCCAGCTGACCAGATGGATCATAGGGGAAGAGAAGGTGCAGGGATGGAGGAAATGA
- the LOC135635564 gene encoding large ribosomal subunit protein uL3-like, protein MSHRKFEHPRHGSLGFLPRKRASRHRGKVKSFPKDDPTKHCKLTAFLGYKSGMTHIVREVDKPGSKLHKKETCEAVTIIETPPMIVVGVVAYVKTPRGLRSLNTVWAQHLSEEVRRRFYKSWYKSKKKAFTKYSKKYESEEGKKEIQVQLEKMKKYASVIRVLAHTQIRKMKGLKQKKAHLMEIQVNGGTVAQKVDYAYSFFEKQIPIDAVFQKDEMIDVIGVTKGKGYEGVVTRWGVTRLPRKTHRGLRKVACIGAWHPARVSYTVARAGQNGYHHRTEMNKKIYKIGKAGDESHTAITEFDRTEKDITPMGGFPHYGIVKDDYLMIKGCCVGPKKRVVTLRQSLLKQTSRVALEEIKLKFIDTSSKFGHGRFQTTEEKSKFYGRMKA, encoded by the exons ATGTCTCATCGTAAGTTTGAACACCCAAGGCATGGTTCCCTCGGGTTCCTCCCCAGGAAGAGAGCCTCCCGCCACCGTGGCAAAG TAAAGTCCTTTCCCAAGGATGATCCGACAAAGCATTGCAAGTTAACAGCTTTCCTTGGATACAAGTCTGGAATGACACACATTGTTCGTGAGGTTGACAAACCAGGCTCAA AGCTTCACAAGAAGGAGACATGTGAGGCTGTGACTATCATAGAAACTCCGCCAATGATTGTTGTGGGAGTTGTTGCTTACGTGAAGACTCCACGTGGACTTCGTTCTCTTAACACTGTGTGGGCTCAACATCTGAGTGAGGAAGTGAGGAGGAGATTTTACAAGAGCTGGTACAAGAGCAAGAAGAAGGCTTTTACAAAGTACTCCAAGAAATATGAAagtgaagaaggaaagaaggaaatTCAGGTGCAGCTGGAGAAGATGAAGAAATATGCATCTGTTATCCGTGTGCTGGCTCATACACAG ATAAGGAAGATGAAAGGTCTGAAACAGAAAAAGGCTCACTTGATGGAGATCCAGGTCAATGGAGGGACAGTTGCTCAGAAGGTTGACTATGCTTACAGCTTCTTTGAGAAGCAAATCCCTATCGATGCTGTCTTCCAGAAAGATGAGATGATCGATGTCATTGGTGTGACCAAAGGTAAAGGTTATGAAGGTGTGGTGACTCGTTGGGGTGTCACCCGCCTCCCACGCAAGACACACAGAGGACTCCGCAAGGTTGCCTGTATTGGTGCATGGCACCCAGCCAGAGTCTCCTACACTGTTGCTCGTGCTGGTCAGAATGGATACCACCACCGTACTGAAATGAACAAAAAGATCTATAAAATTGGTAAAGCTGGGGATGAGTCACACACTGCTATTACTGAGTTTGACAG aACCGAGAAGGATATCACGCCAATGGGTGGTTTCCCGCACTATGGTATTGTGAAAGATGACTACCTTATGATCAAGGGTTGCTGTGTTGGGCCAAAGAAGAGGGTTGTTACGCTTAGACAGTCCCTACTGAAGCAGACTTCTCGCGTCGCCCTCGAGGAGATCAAGCTTAAGTTCATTGATACTTCTTCTAAGTTCGGGCATGGACGCTTCCAGACAACCGAGGAGAAGAGCAAGTTCTATGGTAGGATGAAGGCTTAA